The proteins below are encoded in one region of Rhodospirillaceae bacterium:
- the soxC gene encoding sulfite dehydrogenase — protein sequence MRTELEADLAAKNGLLDRRLFVQGGLLAGSIAVFAKAGRADDTSTEEAINYEAPVFDSQSGAQSIGAFLPDSMKIPGASFRGYGKPAGAESSVQRKILQPYGDLAPGAGVAMTPLQSLEGTITPNGLHFERSHNGRPTINPDEHEFLIHGLVQRSLKFSMASLSRYPMISRNYFIECAGNSFFNSNLFPEATQVSVGMIHGLVSGAEWTGIPLNLLLDEAGLLPEGKWILAEGADSAGMSRSIPLRKAMDDAIIAIYQNGEMLRPEQGYPMRLLLPGFEGNMSVKWLRRIKVTSGPTYTKDETSKYSDLMPDGVARQFTYTMGVKSTITRPAGGLVMDGPGFYEISGLAWSGSGKIVKVEVSADGGATWAVAALDGEPLSMALTRFRLPWKWDGLPTLLQSRATDEAGNTQLRRDVWSAQYAEGQLYHCNAIQTWSIARNGEVTNVFI from the coding sequence ATGAGAACTGAGTTAGAGGCTGATTTGGCAGCTAAGAATGGCTTGTTGGATCGTCGTTTATTTGTGCAAGGTGGGTTGTTAGCAGGATCAATTGCTGTTTTTGCGAAGGCGGGAAGGGCGGATGATACTTCGACGGAGGAGGCTATAAATTATGAGGCTCCCGTATTTGATTCACAATCGGGCGCCCAATCTATCGGAGCCTTTTTACCGGATTCTATGAAGATCCCCGGCGCGAGTTTCAGGGGCTATGGGAAGCCGGCAGGGGCTGAAAGTTCTGTCCAGCGAAAAATCTTGCAGCCCTACGGAGACCTTGCGCCAGGTGCCGGGGTGGCTATGACACCGTTGCAGTCACTAGAAGGTACTATTACCCCCAATGGGTTACATTTTGAGCGTAGCCATAATGGGCGCCCCACGATTAACCCAGATGAGCACGAATTTCTTATTCACGGGCTGGTTCAGCGTTCGCTCAAGTTTTCGATGGCTAGCCTTAGTCGCTATCCAATGATTTCAAGAAACTATTTTATAGAGTGCGCGGGAAATAGTTTCTTTAACAGTAATTTGTTTCCCGAGGCCACCCAAGTTTCGGTAGGTATGATTCACGGACTCGTGTCGGGTGCTGAGTGGACTGGCATTCCCTTAAACCTTTTATTGGATGAGGCGGGACTACTTCCAGAGGGGAAATGGATATTGGCGGAGGGAGCAGATTCAGCTGGGATGAGCCGCAGCATTCCTCTGCGAAAGGCAATGGATGATGCCATAATAGCGATTTACCAAAATGGAGAAATGTTGAGGCCTGAACAGGGCTATCCAATGAGGTTGTTGCTTCCTGGTTTTGAGGGAAATATGTCGGTCAAATGGCTAAGGCGAATCAAGGTGACCAGCGGCCCCACCTACACTAAGGATGAGACATCTAAATATTCTGATTTAATGCCTGATGGTGTGGCTCGTCAGTTCACTTACACGATGGGCGTTAAGTCTACCATTACTAGGCCAGCGGGTGGTCTAGTAATGGATGGTCCAGGGTTTTACGAGATATCCGGCTTAGCATGGTCTGGAAGCGGTAAAATAGTAAAAGTTGAAGTTTCTGCGGATGGAGGGGCAACTTGGGCTGTTGCGGCCCTGGATGGGGAGCCTTTATCAATGGCGCTGACGCGTTTTCGCCTTCCATGGAAGTGGGATGGCTTGCCAACATTATTGCAAAGCCGTGCTACTGATGAGGCAGGTAATACGCAACTTCGAAGAGATGTATGGTCTGCACAGTATGCGGAAGGCCA
- a CDS encoding NAD-dependent dehydratase, with the protein MERQSIVRRHALVAGATGTVGFRLVEQLGQADFKVTGLCRRATRVSRNVHYIETDLLDYESSKLVLSRLSDITHVFYAARANHGEGMVEPVEENLTMLKNLVGLVEKSCPTLEHIHAVHGAKYYGCHLGPYRTPAREEDPRHMGPNFYYDQQDYLASRSGEWRWSVSRPCLVYDFAPQQSRNPVSLIAVYAELSRALGIPLEFPGSDKNYNVIAEAVSASHLAKAIIWIATNGQCANQAFNVTNGDCFRWANLWPEIANFFQLPLGIPRGLTLTKVMNDKALIWKNIVESQNLKPNSIDTLAQWSFGDFIFGQDWDLLTSTTKLTAAGFVEVVDTRAMLLDYFQQYRAAKIIP; encoded by the coding sequence ATGGAAAGGCAGAGTATTGTGAGGAGGCATGCATTAGTGGCTGGGGCGACGGGGACGGTGGGGTTTCGTCTAGTCGAACAACTTGGGCAGGCTGATTTTAAGGTGACTGGCCTCTGCCGAAGAGCAACGAGAGTTTCTCGGAACGTCCATTATATAGAGACAGATTTGTTAGATTATGAATCTAGCAAACTAGTCTTGTCTAGGCTCTCTGATATAACTCATGTCTTTTACGCAGCACGGGCTAACCACGGGGAAGGAATGGTGGAACCCGTGGAAGAAAATCTTACTATGCTCAAGAATCTTGTGGGGCTAGTTGAAAAATCTTGCCCGACCCTTGAGCATATTCATGCTGTTCATGGAGCTAAATATTACGGATGCCATCTGGGACCTTACAGAACGCCAGCCCGGGAGGAAGACCCACGACATATGGGGCCAAATTTTTATTATGACCAGCAAGATTACTTGGCATCCAGAAGTGGAGAGTGGCGATGGTCAGTATCACGGCCTTGTCTTGTCTATGATTTTGCGCCTCAGCAGTCTAGAAACCCGGTATCTTTGATTGCGGTTTATGCAGAACTAAGCCGTGCATTGGGTATCCCTCTAGAGTTTCCTGGCTCTGATAAGAACTATAATGTTATTGCGGAGGCTGTTTCCGCATCCCATTTAGCTAAAGCTATTATCTGGATAGCTACAAACGGCCAATGTGCTAACCAAGCGTTTAATGTAACTAATGGGGACTGTTTTCGATGGGCTAATTTGTGGCCAGAAATTGCTAATTTTTTTCAGTTGCCGTTGGGTATTCCAAGAGGCTTAACACTAACAAAAGTGATGAATGATAAAGCACTGATATGGAAAAATATTGTGGAAAGCCAGAACTTGAAGCCGAACAGTATTGACACATTGGCGCAGTGGTCTTTCGGGGACTTTATTTTTGGTCAGGATTGGGATTTGTTAACGAGTACCACAAAATTGACAGCAGCGGGATTCGTTGAGGTTGTTGATACACGCGCTATGTTGTTAGACTATTTTCAACAATACCGTGCCGCCAAGATAATACCTTAA
- a CDS encoding carnitine dehydratase, translated as MSPKSASLLSGIRVLDFTAFVAGPYCTRLMADLGADVVKVEPPHGDLLRQVAPVRNGHSTYFGQLNSGKRSLSINIKKPTGIAAVIQLANKADVIVENFKPGIVKKFGLDYEKLATKKPSLVYCSISGYGQTGPGAQRPAFAPIVHASSGFDMAQAEYQNGMTTPARGRPVAADVLAAVHSLAAINAALFRRERTGEGEYIDVALMDCIHSILPYEFQKAYFPESAEKVPVYAPIETLDGYILIAPVTNKNFTGLAKAINKEEWLTDPKFSDSKQRYSNLEIIYDSVGEWANKRTSAQCEETLNLSGCPFGIYKTIGEALKDPQYITRNSIAEVEDAAGKFKVPNSPLHLTVAKASLGTRVPYLGEHNKDVLSDWLDFEQDTIQDLQNDGTLQSAP; from the coding sequence ATGTCCCCCAAATCAGCTAGCTTACTATCCGGAATCCGGGTGCTTGATTTTACGGCCTTTGTTGCTGGACCCTATTGCACAAGGCTCATGGCTGACCTAGGGGCAGATGTCGTAAAGGTGGAGCCTCCCCATGGCGACCTGCTCCGCCAAGTTGCACCCGTGCGGAACGGACATAGTACCTACTTTGGACAGTTAAATAGTGGGAAACGAAGCCTTTCTATAAATATTAAAAAGCCTACTGGAATCGCTGCAGTAATTCAGCTGGCTAATAAAGCCGATGTGATTGTCGAAAACTTTAAACCCGGAATAGTAAAGAAATTTGGGCTCGATTATGAAAAGCTCGCCACAAAGAAACCCAGCCTAGTATATTGCTCCATATCAGGTTATGGACAAACGGGACCTGGGGCCCAAAGACCGGCTTTTGCACCCATTGTGCATGCATCCAGCGGGTTCGATATGGCCCAGGCCGAATACCAAAATGGTATGACTACCCCTGCTAGAGGACGCCCCGTGGCTGCAGACGTATTAGCTGCCGTGCACTCATTAGCGGCTATTAATGCCGCGCTGTTCAGGCGCGAGCGAACAGGGGAAGGTGAGTATATCGATGTGGCCCTGATGGACTGCATCCACAGCATCCTTCCCTATGAATTTCAAAAGGCCTATTTCCCTGAATCTGCTGAAAAAGTGCCTGTCTACGCGCCCATTGAGACTCTAGATGGTTATATTCTTATTGCCCCCGTAACGAACAAGAATTTCACCGGTCTAGCGAAGGCTATAAACAAAGAAGAATGGTTGACTGACCCTAAATTTTCCGACTCTAAACAAAGATATTCAAATCTAGAGATTATATACGATTCGGTTGGAGAATGGGCGAACAAACGAACATCAGCCCAATGTGAAGAGACCCTCAACCTTAGCGGCTGTCCATTTGGAATATACAAGACTATTGGTGAAGCTCTAAAGGACCCTCAATACATTACCCGTAACAGTATTGCTGAGGTAGAAGATGCTGCTGGAAAATTCAAAGTCCCAAATTCACCTCTCCATCTTACGGTCGCAAAAGCTTCTCTTGGCACAAGAGTGCCATACCTCGGAGAACACAATAAGGACGTATTATCTGACTGGCTTGATTTTGAACAAGATACCATCCAGGATTTGCAAAATGACGGAACTCTCCAATCAGCACCCTAA
- a CDS encoding mandelate racemase/muconate lactonizing protein, with translation MKIDRVTLRKVRGSFDWDGTFWESRLARPIDIYPEYRNAMPFWGGTQDSAGKFRLSNVFLEIGTDEGLNGVFGPTSDAVAYIIATQLRELLLGKDPLASELLWDQMHRSLVHGRQGEAMWAVSVVDCALWDLKGLFFGAPVHKLIGGPTRKEVPAYASMLGYDVEDQGLVRQRAKETQQAGYTAQKWFFRHGPMSGPEGLDKNVTLVKTLRETLGDHDAIMLDCWQSMDVPYILSLAERIAEYRPFWLEECVMPDRISSYRRIKDKISIPLSGAEHEYTRWGFKRFIDAEALDIIQPDIYWCGGLSETLKIAAYASVHDLMVIPHGGSTHVTLPFSFAQSPIHTPYQEFLLKWNQINQHFLKNKLVPQSGVFSLTDQPGMNMALAEDCIESEEEIFPPGDYSEAHPH, from the coding sequence ATGAAAATTGATAGAGTAACCTTAAGAAAGGTGCGAGGATCTTTTGATTGGGATGGAACATTTTGGGAATCGCGCTTGGCCCGACCAATTGATATTTACCCTGAATACCGAAATGCGATGCCGTTCTGGGGAGGCACCCAGGATTCAGCAGGGAAATTTCGCTTGTCGAATGTATTTTTGGAGATTGGGACGGATGAGGGATTGAACGGGGTTTTTGGTCCGACTTCTGATGCGGTGGCCTACATCATTGCGACCCAATTGAGGGAGCTGTTATTGGGCAAGGATCCTTTGGCAAGCGAGTTACTCTGGGATCAGATGCACCGAAGCCTTGTCCATGGCAGACAAGGTGAGGCGATGTGGGCGGTAAGTGTGGTTGACTGTGCTCTCTGGGATCTTAAGGGTCTGTTTTTTGGAGCGCCCGTTCATAAGCTCATAGGCGGGCCCACTAGGAAGGAGGTGCCGGCATATGCCAGTATGTTAGGCTACGACGTTGAAGATCAAGGCTTGGTGAGGCAAAGAGCGAAAGAGACCCAACAGGCGGGGTACACAGCGCAAAAATGGTTTTTCCGCCATGGCCCTATGAGTGGCCCCGAAGGATTAGATAAAAATGTGACTTTAGTGAAGACCCTCAGAGAAACTCTAGGGGATCATGATGCGATTATGCTCGATTGTTGGCAAAGTATGGATGTTCCCTATATTTTATCATTAGCGGAACGTATTGCTGAGTATCGTCCGTTTTGGCTTGAGGAATGTGTTATGCCTGATCGAATTTCAAGTTACCGAAGAATAAAGGATAAAATTTCTATTCCCTTATCGGGAGCCGAGCATGAATACACCAGGTGGGGGTTTAAGCGTTTTATTGATGCGGAGGCCTTGGATATAATTCAACCGGATATTTATTGGTGTGGAGGGTTGTCTGAGACACTAAAGATAGCTGCATATGCCTCTGTTCATGATCTAATGGTAATCCCACACGGTGGATCAACGCATGTCACTCTTCCGTTCTCGTTTGCACAGTCCCCAATTCATACTCCGTACCAAGAGTTTTTACTGAAGTGGAACCAAATCAACCAGCATTTCCTAAAGAATAAACTTGTTCCGCAGAGTGGGGTCTTTTCCCTGACAGACCAACCAGGAATGAATATGGCGTTGGCTGAAGACTGCATTGAATCTGAGGAAGAAATTTTCCCGCCTGGTGATTACTCTGAGGCTCATCCTCATTAG
- the mgtE gene encoding magnesium transporter: protein MVDQKSGGIQVVSLDLVRDVEAALREEKGEVATALASNLHAADIADLTEALPSELRDLFVTALGQDLNPEMLAELDEQVRDEVLDHLDPGILAGHVAELETDDAAEVLEDLGEEEQQRVLDALPASDRQLVAEALAYPESSAGRLMQRDYVAVPHLWNVGQVIDWLRDSDDLPEDFYELFVVDASHRPIGAVPLSRAMRTKRPVAVADIMENQQKLFPVNMDQEEIAFQFEQYNLTSAAVVDPTGRLIGQITIDDVVDVIEEEHEEDLHRLGGVIAEGDLFFSPVQTARRRSSWLIVNLFTAVIASITIAMFADTIQQIVALAILMPIVASMGGNAGTQTLTVAVRALATRELTATNAWRIFWKETIVGGYNGCFFALLAGALSYFWFADGLLASVIAMAMIVNLLVAGVSGIVIPVGMWRVGLDPAISAGILLTTVTDVVGFFAFLSLAKLIML from the coding sequence ATGGTGGATCAAAAATCGGGGGGTATACAGGTCGTCTCACTGGATTTGGTTCGTGATGTGGAGGCCGCTCTTCGTGAGGAAAAAGGTGAGGTGGCAACTGCACTGGCCAGCAACCTTCATGCCGCCGATATTGCTGACTTGACTGAGGCTCTGCCATCTGAGCTTAGAGATCTGTTCGTGACTGCTCTCGGTCAGGATCTTAATCCAGAGATGTTGGCTGAATTAGATGAGCAGGTTCGGGATGAAGTATTGGATCACCTGGACCCAGGGATTCTCGCTGGCCATGTTGCTGAGCTAGAAACTGATGATGCGGCGGAAGTCCTCGAGGACTTGGGTGAAGAGGAGCAGCAACGGGTCTTAGATGCATTGCCTGCCTCGGATCGCCAGCTTGTTGCGGAAGCGTTGGCCTACCCGGAGAGTAGTGCTGGTCGGCTAATGCAGCGAGACTATGTAGCGGTACCTCATCTTTGGAATGTGGGTCAGGTCATCGATTGGCTGAGAGACAGCGACGATCTTCCAGAAGACTTTTATGAACTGTTTGTAGTAGATGCGAGCCATAGGCCGATTGGTGCGGTCCCTTTAAGTCGGGCTATGCGCACTAAAAGGCCAGTTGCTGTGGCTGATATAATGGAAAATCAGCAAAAGCTGTTCCCGGTTAACATGGACCAAGAGGAGATAGCCTTCCAGTTTGAGCAATATAATTTGACGTCGGCGGCGGTAGTGGATCCAACAGGCCGCCTAATTGGGCAAATTACTATAGATGATGTGGTTGATGTTATTGAGGAAGAACATGAAGAAGATTTACATCGTCTCGGCGGTGTGATTGCGGAAGGTGATTTGTTTTTTAGTCCGGTGCAAACTGCCCGAAGGCGATCAAGTTGGTTGATTGTGAATCTCTTCACAGCTGTAATAGCTTCAATAACCATAGCTATGTTCGCTGATACCATACAGCAAATCGTTGCCCTAGCTATACTTATGCCAATAGTCGCGTCGATGGGTGGAAATGCCGGCACTCAAACCCTTACAGTTGCGGTAAGGGCCCTGGCGACCAGAGAGCTTACGGCAACGAATGCCTGGAGGATTTTTTGGAAGGAAACGATTGTCGGTGGATACAATGGATGTTTTTTTGCACTTTTGGCTGGCGCATTATCGTATTTCTGGTTCGCCGATGGATTATTGGCAAGTGTGATTGCGATGGCAATGATAGTGAACTTACTAGTAGCGGGTGTTTCAGGCATTGTGATTCCAGTAGGAATGTGGAGAGTTGGTTTGGATCCGGCGATTAGTGCTGGTATCCTCTTGACAACAGTTACTGATGTCGTTGGATTTTTTGCTTTTCTTAGCCTTGCCAAATTAATTATGCTCTGA
- a CDS encoding lipoate-protein ligase B, with the protein MATIHWTASNTVVDYLESLDFMAKIVDSIIAGTGPEVVWLLEHPELYTRGTSAQPDELKYQPNAPIYTAGRGGRYTYHGPGQRVIYLMMDLRNRGHDIRKYIYDLETWLINSVAEFGIEGQRRAGRIGVWVDQGNNVEVKIAAIGIRIRKWVTFHGISLNISPDLTMYEPIIPCGIREHGISSLHQLGIPALMKDVDEALLRNFQKVFGKISVNSAL; encoded by the coding sequence ATGGCCACAATCCATTGGACAGCCTCAAATACCGTAGTCGATTACTTGGAATCTTTAGATTTTATGGCCAAAATCGTAGATTCCATTATAGCTGGAACAGGCCCAGAGGTAGTCTGGCTCCTTGAGCATCCTGAACTATACACTAGAGGCACCAGCGCACAACCGGATGAGCTCAAATACCAGCCTAATGCGCCAATTTACACCGCTGGAAGGGGCGGACGCTATACTTACCATGGTCCCGGACAAAGGGTCATTTACTTGATGATGGACCTTCGCAACCGCGGGCACGATATTAGAAAATATATATATGACCTAGAAACCTGGCTAATAAACTCCGTGGCGGAGTTTGGCATTGAAGGTCAACGAAGAGCGGGTCGGATTGGTGTATGGGTTGATCAGGGCAACAATGTTGAGGTAAAAATAGCAGCCATAGGAATTCGTATACGGAAATGGGTCACATTTCACGGGATCTCTCTAAATATCTCACCAGATCTCACTATGTACGAGCCTATAATCCCCTGTGGCATAAGAGAACATGGGATCTCCTCGCTACACCAACTCGGGATCCCCGCACTAATGAAAGATGTTGATGAAGCTCTTCTACGTAACTTTCAAAAAGTTTTTGGAAAAATTAGCGTAAATTCGGCTTTGTAA